Proteins from a single region of Dioscorea cayenensis subsp. rotundata cultivar TDr96_F1 unplaced genomic scaffold, TDr96_F1_v2_PseudoChromosome.rev07_lg8_w22 25.fasta BLBR01001441.1, whole genome shotgun sequence:
- the LOC120256432 gene encoding large ribosomal RNA subunit accumulation protein YCED homolog 1, chloroplastic has translation MALLIPSPIKLIAATLATNPRHRFPPNPNLISQPPKPFLSSFPSFSSCIPIKPLFNSSISSKFTEVSDITDFAAVSDDLDDDEALASSPWEGAIVYRRDASVTHLEFATTLERLGLTKLSTALSRSRASTMGIRLPSRKPGGSSAAAAGDDGTPVLISIDVTRRKRKLKLDGIVRTVITLGCNRCADPAAETVFKNFTLLLTEDPVEESEEINLGVIYGEDKGKPSTGSGNEEGEDDEKQIDIDDRLHFPSEEKEIDISKHIRDIVHVEITITAICDASCKGLCLQCGVNLNRKACTCSKKNAEEKQYGPLKDLGKQMQRR, from the exons ATGGCGCTCCTCATCCCTTCACCTATCAAGCTCATCGCCGCCACCCTCGCCACCAACCCCCGCCATCGCTTTCcaccaaaccctaacctcaTCTCTCAACCTCCAAAACCCTTCCTTTCCTCCTTCCCATCCTTCTCCTCCTGCATCCCCATCAAACCCCTCTTTAACTCCTCTATCTCCTCCAAATTCACCGAAGTCTCCGACATCACCGACTTCGCCGCAGTCTCCGATGACCTCGACGACGACGAAGCCCTCGCCAGCTCGCCGTGGGAGGGTGCTATCGTGTACCGCCGGGACGCATCGGTGACCCATCTCGAGTTCGCCACAACCCTAGAAAGGCTCGGCCTCACCAAGCTCTCCACTGCCCTTTCAAGGTCCCGCGCCTCAACAATGGGCATCCGGCTCCCTTCCCGGAAACCCGGTGGCTCgtccgccgccgccgccggcgATGACGGAACTCCGGTTCTCATCTCGATCGATGTCACGAGGAGGAAGCGCAAGCTGAAGCTCGATGGGATCGTTCGCACTGTCATCACTCTCGGATGCAACAG GTGTGCTGATCCGGCTGCGGAGACTGTGTTTAAGAATTTCACTCTTTTGCTAACTGAAGATCCAGTCGAGGAATCTGAAGAAATTAACTTAGGTGTCATATATGGAGAAGACAAAGGCAAACCCTCGACAGGAAGTGGCAATGAAGAGGGAGAAGACGATGAGAAACAAATAGACATAGATGACAGGCTTCACTTTCCATCTGAAGAAAAGGAAATCGATATTTCAAAACACATCAGGGACATTGTGCATGTTGAGATAACAATAACTGCAATATGTGATGCAAGCTGCAAGGGATTATGCCTACAATGCGGAGTAAATCTAAACAGAAAGGCTTGTACTTGCAGCAAGAAGAATGCAGAAGAGAAACAGTATGGACCACTTAAGGACCTCGGAAAGCAAATGCAAAGGAGATGA
- the LOC120256431 gene encoding uncharacterized protein LOC120256431, whose amino-acid sequence MEYERIHKPSPQGGGLSPAKLRAMLLGGAEKRKKEEDEIESRFYFRSNSGSEIESRRGSTSDDCRDLDMVSSHTSSSSRVRSQDEESLDSEIGMQGFEFQKAGRGGGVLRPPLASPFLKPAPSKWDDAQKWINSPGPNKNGRVGVTVMGKKLGNRPPPPPAKVVLEVMEEGETKRVDLGQGKKNADNSVNDFATVCSRHDSSILIQSDAAMSLINPVSTARSVCMRDMGTEMTPIASQEPSRTGTPIRSTTPARSPNSSWPSSPLRSVSTEETDRKESSKKDVQMKIREEIKVLGTQLGKKNIAAWADGEQEEKDRSTSFKRNVIDEQPQQSVAEIRATAWEEAEKAKYLARFKREGIRIQAWEDHQKALIDTEMKKIEATVERMKADAHESFMKKQAFIRQKAETKLQAAIAKRNQQAAKIARQVEYIRKTGRVPSSFSCWDWCI is encoded by the exons ATGGAGTACGAGAGGATTCACAAGCCCTCTCCTCAG GGCGGTGGGTTATCGCCGGCGAAGCTGAGAGCGATGCTCTTGGGTGGAGCtgagaagaggaagaaagaagaggatGAGATCGAGTCTAGGTTCTACTTCAGATCCAACTCTGGCTCTGAGATCGAAAGCAGGA GGGGAAGCACGTCGGATGATTGTAGGGATTTGGATATGGTGAGTAGTCACACGTCGTCGAGCTCCAGAGTGAGATCTCAGGATGAGGAGTCTTTGGATTCGGAGATCGGAATGCAAGGGTTTGAGTTCCAGAAGGCCGGGCGTGGTGGTGGCGTTCTGAGGCCTCCGCTTGCTTCGCCGTTCTTGAAGCCGGCTCCTTCGAAGTGGGACGACGCGCAGAAGTGGATCAATAGTCCGGGTCCGAACAAGAATGGTAGGGTTGGGGTGACGGTGATGGGGAAGAAGTTGGGAAACAGACCGCCGCCACCGCCGGCGAAGGTGGTTTTGGAGGTCATGGAGGAAGGGGAAACTAAGAGGGTTGATTTGGGGCAAGGGAAGAAGAATGCTGATAACTCTGTCAATGACTTTGCAA CTGTTTGCAGTCGCCATGATTCATCGATTTTGATACAAAGTGATGCTGCGATGTCACTGATTAACCCTGTATCAACAGCTAGATCTGTATGTATGAGAGATATGGGAACAGAGATGACTCCTATTGCTAGCCAAGAACCTTCAAGGACTGGAACTCCTATAAGATCGACAACACCTGCTCGTAGTCCTAATTCTTCCTGGCCATCATCACCTCTGAGAAGTGTATCGACTGAAGAGACTGACAGAAAGGAATCGTCTAAGAAAGATGTGCAAATGAAAATTCGAGAAGAGATCAAGGTTCTCGGAACACAGTTGGGGAAGAAGAACATAGCAGCTTGGGCAGACGGGGAACAAGAGGAAAAGGATCGATCTACTTCATTTAAGAGGAATGTTATTGATGAACAACCACAGCAAAGTGTTGCTGAAATTCGTGCCACTGCCTGGGAGGAAGCTGAGAAAGCAAAGTACCTGGCCAG ATTTAAAAGGGAAGGGATCAGAATTCAAGCATGGGAGGATCATCAGAAAGCACTGATAGACACTGAAATGAAGAAAATTGAG GCAACTGTAGAAAGAATGAAAGCTGATGCGCATGAAAGTTTTATGAAAAAGCAAGCATTTATTAGGCAAAAAGCCGAAACAAAGCTTCAAGCAGCGATAGCCAAAAGAAATCAGCAAGCTGCAAAAATAGCTCGACAAGTAGAGTATATCAGAAAAACCGGCCGGGTTCCCTCCTCGTTTTCCTGCTGGGATTGGTGCATCTAA
- the LOC120256434 gene encoding uncharacterized protein At2g02148: MGTRVPVQHYNLRAANSFITGSLHDLNTVDGRPGEIDGISDVDRDAVTEDSLDDEDESNSVNCLGESYRNSIPLHSVGVDEGRSPLENSGRTSSPNYSILNIDDVLPIENARVRFLQIFVDHFIEQHVVEAPDSSAPDYGHGADKINKRKQGEVQYEGDPRFVLPLMYVANLYENLVSDVNLRLSSLDGIREKTIGVALEAAGGLYRKLAKKFPRKGPCSFKRRELATSLETRTRFPELVVQEEKRVRFVVVNGLAIVEKPSAITIEDMEWFKRLTGRHEVAISARDYKFYSPRHKYRRVTPQSASNIPGMAVIPGSDGSPPLASATGFRPLNEPQTQQQPSSKHHMQQLPHQPQFQSLHQGHHQSLQHSQQTAHFSHIHQCTHTSHLADIPHQQQSPPPLPRHLPCLQSLPGGHIGGRLHLIPTSPAKFCDECGVPYLRETSKFCSECGTKRLGT, from the exons ATGGGGACTAGGGTTCCTGTTCAGCATTACAATCTCCGGGCTGCCAATTCTTTCATTACTGGATCTTTGCATGATCTTAATACTGTAGATGGTCGCCCTGGTGAGATTGATGGAATTAGTGATGTTGATCGGGATGCTGTTACTGAGGATAGCttggatgatgaggatgagTCCAACTCGGTG AATTGCTTAGGTGAATCATATAGGAATTCAATACCTCTTCATAGTGTGGGTGTGGATGAAGGCCGCTCGCCACTTGAGAACAGTGGTAGGACATCAAGCCCAAATTACAGCATCCTAAATATCGACG ATGTTTTGCCCATTGAGAATGCAAGGGTGAGGTTCTTGCAGATTTTTGTTGATCATTTCATTGAGCAGCATGTGGTTGAAGCACCAGACTCTTCGGCTCCTGACTATGGTCATGGGGCagataaaattaacaaaagaaagcaaGGGGAAGTTCAGTATGAAGGTGATCCTAGGTTTGTCTTGCCCTTGATGTATGTGGCAAATTTGTATGAGAATTTAGTTAGTGATGTGAATCTGCGACTTTCGTCGTTGGATGGGATTCGTGAGAAGACCATTGGGGTTGCTCTTGAAGCAGCTGGTGGGCTGTACAGGAAGCTGGCGAAGAAGTTCCCTAGAAAAG GACCTTGTAGCTTCAAGAGAAGAGAATTAGCAACTTCTCTTGAAACACGGACAAGATTTCCAGAACTGGTTGTTCAAGAAGAGAAACGTGTGCGATTTGTTGTAGTAAATGGTTTGGCAATAGTTGAGAAACCAAGTGCCATAACAATTGAAGACATGGAGTG GTTCAAACGTCTGACTGGTCGTCATGAGGTGGCTATCTCAGCCAGAGACTATAAGTTTTACTCTCCACGTCATAAATACAGGCGTGTTACACCACAATCTGCCTCAAATATTCCTGGGATGGCAGTAA TTCCAGGGAGTGATGGTTCCCCTCCTTTGGCAAGTGCCACTGGCTTCCGTCCTCTAAATGAG CCACAAACGCAGCAGCAGCCTTCATCAAAACATCATATGCAACAACTTCCACACCAACCTCAATTTCAGTCCCTCCACCAAGGACATCATCAGTCTCTGCAGCACAGTCAGCAGACAGCACACTTCTCCCATATTCATCAATGCACACATACTTCACATTTAGCAGATATTCCTCACCAGCAGCAATCACCACCTCCTCTGCCTCGGCATTTGCCTTGCTTGCAATCTCTTCCTGGAGGTCATATTGGGGGCCGCCTACATTTGATA CCAACAAGCCCGGCGAAATTCTGCGACGAATGTGGCGTCCCTTATCTGAGGGAGACATCTAAATTTTGCTCAGAATGTGGTACAAAGCGATTGGGAACCTGA